A single window of Cottoperca gobio chromosome 9, fCotGob3.1, whole genome shotgun sequence DNA harbors:
- the rnf215 gene encoding RING finger protein 215 isoform X1 — protein MALARCWCCLWIILPLVLLRWPGMLVAAEQVALVEVFLEQRPGVSALLQGEVVETGRESSRGSEQRDEDPEELEGELVLVQNEETQVGGVKGEEDTREQEPWIGLVPVEIDDNKASTGNQESFADAMVNRMKRALVLGASALIILALNQNTVSEMDLSQVLSKPIIVIQTSENVTKLIGALLRGLQATAKITYKTILQDNLGATLTLWSSCGRSRGGRYGEWQGVICTGETNSQVQKYLQQLWDTVLLVALILSTGVIVQARWQYQDHQLNDNLELFPKQDILKRMSSLKTKTYRQPKPWCDSSQTVETDNCAVCLEPFNNNQCLRVLPCLHEYHRDCVDPWLLLQHTCPLCKRSILGEFGYTTLSVDV, from the exons ATGGCTTTAGCTCGGTGCTGGTGCTGTCTCTGGATAATATTACCGCTCGTCCTGCTGCGGTGGCCGGGGATGCTGGTCGCGGCGGAGCAGGTTGCTCTGGTGGAGGTTTTCCTGGAGCAGCGGCCCGGTGTCAGCGCTTTGCTCCagggggaggtggtggagacCGGCAGGGAGAGCAGCAGGGGCTCCGAGCAGCGGGACGAGGACCCAGAAGAGTTGGAGGGAGAGCTGGTCCTG GTTCAGAATGAGGAGACACAGGTGGGCGGAGTAAAAGGCGAGGAAGACACCAGAGAGCAGGAGCCGTGGATCGGGTTGGTACCTGTGGAGATAGACGACAACAAAGCCTCCACCGGAAACCAGGAGTCCTTCGCTGATGCTATGGTCAATAGA ATGAAGCGTGCGTTGGTCCTCGGAGCGTCTGCGCTCATCATTTTGGCTCTCAACCAAAACACAGTCAGTGAG ATGGATCTGTCTCAGGTTCTGTCCAAGCCCATCATTGTGATCCAGACATCGGAAAATGTCACCAAGCTGATCGGGGCTCTGCTCAG GGGTCTTCAAGCGACAGCAAAAATCACATACAAGACGATCCTGCAGGACAACCTG GGAGCCACGCTCACGCTGTGGTCCAGCTGCGGTCGATCGAGAGGAGGTCGCTACGGAGAGTGGCAGGGGGTCATCTGCACGGGGGAGACGAACTCTCAGGTCCAG AAgtacctgcagcagctgtgggACACGGTCCTCCTGGTGGCTCTGATCCTCAGCACCGGCGTCATCGTTCAGGCTCGCTGGCAGTACCAGGACCATCAGCTGAACGACAACCTGGAG CTCTTTCCTAAACAGGACATCCTGAAGAGAATGTCGTCCCTGAAGACCAAAACGTATCGTCAGCCCAAACCGTGGTGCGACTCGTCCCAGACGGTGGAGACGGACAACTGTGCGGTTTGTCTCGAGCCGTTCAACAACAACCAG TGTCTACGGGTGCTGCCTTGTCTTCACGAGTACCACAGAGATTGTGTCGACccctggctgctgctgcagcacaccTGTCCTCTGTGCAAACGCAGCATCCTCGGTGAGTTCGGTTACACAACACTATCTGTTGACGTTTGA
- the rnf215 gene encoding RING finger protein 215 isoform X2: protein MALARCWCCLWIILPLVLLRWPGMLVAAEQVALVEVFLEQRPGVSALLQGEVVETGRESSRGSEQRDEDPEELEGELVLVQNEETQVGGVKGEEDTREQEPWIGLVPVEIDDNKASTGNQESFADAMVNRMKRALVLGASALIILALNQNTVSEMDLSQVLSKPIIVIQTSENVTKLIGALLRGLQATAKITYKTILQDNLGATLTLWSSCGRSRGGRYGEWQGVICTGETNSQVQKYLQQLWDTVLLVALILSTGVIVQARWQYQDHQLNDNLELFPKQDILKRMSSLKTKTYRQPKPWCDSSQTVETDNCAVCLEPFNNNQCLRVLPCLHEYHRDCVDPWLLLQHTCPLCKRSILGSIRRDS from the exons ATGGCTTTAGCTCGGTGCTGGTGCTGTCTCTGGATAATATTACCGCTCGTCCTGCTGCGGTGGCCGGGGATGCTGGTCGCGGCGGAGCAGGTTGCTCTGGTGGAGGTTTTCCTGGAGCAGCGGCCCGGTGTCAGCGCTTTGCTCCagggggaggtggtggagacCGGCAGGGAGAGCAGCAGGGGCTCCGAGCAGCGGGACGAGGACCCAGAAGAGTTGGAGGGAGAGCTGGTCCTG GTTCAGAATGAGGAGACACAGGTGGGCGGAGTAAAAGGCGAGGAAGACACCAGAGAGCAGGAGCCGTGGATCGGGTTGGTACCTGTGGAGATAGACGACAACAAAGCCTCCACCGGAAACCAGGAGTCCTTCGCTGATGCTATGGTCAATAGA ATGAAGCGTGCGTTGGTCCTCGGAGCGTCTGCGCTCATCATTTTGGCTCTCAACCAAAACACAGTCAGTGAG ATGGATCTGTCTCAGGTTCTGTCCAAGCCCATCATTGTGATCCAGACATCGGAAAATGTCACCAAGCTGATCGGGGCTCTGCTCAG GGGTCTTCAAGCGACAGCAAAAATCACATACAAGACGATCCTGCAGGACAACCTG GGAGCCACGCTCACGCTGTGGTCCAGCTGCGGTCGATCGAGAGGAGGTCGCTACGGAGAGTGGCAGGGGGTCATCTGCACGGGGGAGACGAACTCTCAGGTCCAG AAgtacctgcagcagctgtgggACACGGTCCTCCTGGTGGCTCTGATCCTCAGCACCGGCGTCATCGTTCAGGCTCGCTGGCAGTACCAGGACCATCAGCTGAACGACAACCTGGAG CTCTTTCCTAAACAGGACATCCTGAAGAGAATGTCGTCCCTGAAGACCAAAACGTATCGTCAGCCCAAACCGTGGTGCGACTCGTCCCAGACGGTGGAGACGGACAACTGTGCGGTTTGTCTCGAGCCGTTCAACAACAACCAG TGTCTACGGGTGCTGCCTTGTCTTCACGAGTACCACAGAGATTGTGTCGACccctggctgctgctgcagcacaccTGTCCTCTGTGCAAACGCAGCATCCTCG
- the LOC115014172 gene encoding SEC14-like protein 2: MSGRVGDLSPKQAEALEQFRERIQDILPQLPAQHDHFLLRWLRARNFNVQKSEAMLRKHLEFRKQMKVDTILTDWRPPEVIEKYLSGGMCGYDREGSPIWYDVIGPVDPKGLFLSASKQDFIKSKIRDCEVLHKECDLQSQRLGRRVESITMIYDVEGLGLRHLWKPAIETYGEILQMFEGNYPEGLKRLFVIKAPKLFPVAFNLVKHFLSENTRQKIYILGANWQEVLLKYIDAEELPVVYGGKLTDPDGDPRCRTRINHVSAVPPSYYVRDHVKVDYEQCTTVNRGSSKQLDYEILFPGCVLRWQFSTESADIGFGVFVKAKMGEWKKAGQMEEVVPSQRYNSHLVPEDGSLTCERPGVYVLRFDNTYSIFQAKRISFTVEVLLPDHLQSPQTNGGAKIPVQAEGNSQS; the protein is encoded by the exons ATGAGCGGCAGAGTCGGAGACCTCAGTCCTAAACAGGCTGAAGCACTGGAGCAG TTTCGAGAGAGGATACAAGACATACTTCCTCAACTTCCTGCACAGCATGACCACTTCCTGTTACGCTGGCTCAGAG ccAGAAACTTCAATGTCCAGAAGTCCGAGGCCATGCTACGAAAG CATTTGGAGTTCAGGAAACAGATGAAAGTAGACACAATACTCACCGACTGGCGTCCACCAGAG GTGATAGAGAAGTATCTGTCAGGAGGGATGTGTGGTTACGACCGTGAAGGCAGTCCCATCTGGTACGATGTCATCGGACCTGTGGATCCTAAAGGcctcttcctgtctgcctcCAAGCAAGACTTCATCAAGTCCAAGATCAGAGACTGTGAGGTCCTGCATAAGGAATGTGACCTCCAGTCGCAGAGG CTTGGAAGAAGAGTGGAGTCAATCACCATGATCTACGATGTAGAAGGTCTGGGTCTGAGACATTTATGGAAGCCTGCTATAGAAACATATGGAGAg ATCCTCCAGATGTTTGAAGGCAACTACCCAGAAGGCttaaaaaggctgtttgtcATTAAAG CACCCAAACTCTTTCCTGTGGCCTTCAACCTCGTCAAGCACTTTCTGAGTGAGAACACAAGACAAAAGATCTACATCCTCGGGG CCAACTGGCAGGAGgttttactgaagtacattGATGCAGAGGAGCTGCCAGTGGTATATGGGGGTAAACTGACGGATCCTGATGGAGATCCTCGCTGTCGGACCAGG ATAAACCACGTGAGCGCAGTCCCCCCCTCCTACTATGTGCGGGACCATGTTAAGGTGGACTACGAGCAGTGTACGACCGTCAACCGAGGTTCCTCCAAACAGCTAGACTATGAGATCCTGTTCCCGGGCTGCGTTCTCAG GTGGCAGTTTTCCACTGAGAGTGCAGACATTGGTTTTGGGGTGTTTGTGAAGGCTAAAATGGGTGAATGGAAGAAGGCAGGTCAGATGGAGGAAGTCGTGCCCAGCCAGCGTTACAACTCCCACTTAGTGCCCGAAGACGGATCACTGACCTGTGAACGCCCAGGAGTCT ATGTTCTGAGATTTGACAACACTTACAGCATCTTCCAGGCCAAAAGAATCAGCTTTACCGTTGAGGTCCTGCTCCCGGACCACTTACAGTCCCCACAGACCAACGGGGGGGCCAAAATACCTGTGCAAGCTGAGGGCAACAGCCAATCATAA